From a region of the Pontixanthobacter gangjinensis genome:
- the grxC gene encoding glutaredoxin 3 yields the protein MSAPKIEIYTKFTCGFCHRAKQLLASKGAEFTEFDISMGGVDKARMLERAPSARTVPQIFIGNLHVGGSDDLAALERAGKLDDLLAG from the coding sequence ATGAGCGCGCCCAAAATTGAAATCTACACTAAATTCACCTGCGGATTCTGCCACCGTGCCAAGCAATTGTTGGCTAGCAAAGGTGCGGAATTTACCGAATTCGACATCAGTATGGGGGGCGTGGATAAGGCTCGTATGCTCGAGCGGGCACCATCGGCACGCACCGTCCCACAAATTTTTATCGGTAATTTGCATGTTGGTGGATCGGATGACCTTGCTGCGTTAGAGCGCGCCGGCAAACTTGACGATTTGTTGGCCGGGTAG
- a CDS encoding Hsp20 family protein, translating to MSRLDFTPYRRSTVGFDRLFDLLENQARSNGGENYPPFNIERRGDDNYRITLAVAGFKPADIDITAQQNLLTIQGKKREDAQAEGDMLHVGIANRGFERRFELADYVRVENAGLEDGLLSIDLVREIPDAMKPKKIAVNGHTTLEIVKDDSDESGDTSNAA from the coding sequence ATGTCACGTTTAGATTTTACACCCTACCGCCGCAGTACAGTCGGTTTTGACCGCTTGTTCGATTTGCTTGAGAATCAAGCGCGCAGCAATGGCGGAGAGAATTACCCCCCGTTCAACATTGAACGCCGCGGCGATGATAATTACCGCATCACGCTGGCAGTCGCGGGCTTTAAACCTGCTGACATCGATATTACCGCACAGCAGAACCTGCTGACCATTCAGGGCAAAAAACGCGAAGATGCGCAGGCTGAAGGCGATATGCTCCATGTCGGCATAGCCAATCGCGGGTTCGAGCGCCGCTTCGAGCTTGCGGATTATGTTCGCGTTGAAAATGCCGGCCTCGAAGACGGGCTCTTGTCAATCGATCTGGTTCGCGAGATTCCGGACGCGATGAAACCGAAGAAGATTGCAGTGAACGGTCATACCACGCTGGAAATCGTCAAGGACGATTCAGACGAAAGCGGCGATACTTCTAACGCCGCGTAA